TGATAGGATTACCTGAATTATTTGGAGAGGATATTTTTATTTTGAAAAAATAATCCTCCGGTTTTTAAGAAGGAGGGGTAGATAATGTCATGGTCTTTAAAATATATAAAAAAGCTGCAAAGAGAAATAGAAAAATATAAAGAACAAATGCTATACGTTTTTAACAGTGAAGAGGATATTGCCAAACAGAGTTATCTACTCAGATTAAGCCAGGATCTGGATAAGTTAATGATTCGTTACCAAAGTTTTAAAAAATTGCTTACTTCTTTTCAAAATATGCCTTACAGTGTTGATTTTTATATGAATACAAAATTTTGTGAAGTAAGACTAGACGGGGACTGTCGGGTTTTAAACATTGATAAGGTTGAGAACAATTTGCTATATATAATTAAAGATAATTTCAATAATATTGTTGATGTATTATACGGAATAGAATTAAACGGGAGACAACCGAATAAAAAAGCTAATAATTTTTCTTTTTGTGATTCAGGTATATCCATCTGGTTAGCAAACAAAATATTTCATAAAGAGAAAAGTGAATTTTTACTTGTTCAGAACCGTGATTGCAGGATCATCGGTATTCTGGAAAAAAAACAAACGCAGCTCCTGTGCCGGCAAAAAGCAATGAGTGCAAGTGTAAGAAAAAAGCTCTGCCGGATTGAGGAAGCCTTTGAACATGTGCCGGCCAGTATTTTTGTTCTTGATCAAGAATTATATATTGATTATGCAAATTCAGCAGCGATAAAAAATTTTAGTGAGGTTTTGCCGGTCAATTACCTGCACAGAAGGGCAGACTTGGTTTTTAGCGGATTCTTCAGCAACAGCTATAAAGAATTTATCAATAGTAAATTCTGGCAATACATAAAAAGTGGACAAGAATGTTCGGAAATTGAGGTGAAATTGTTAAATTATATATCTTTATCTGCGGGTATAAAAGTTATAAAAACTGGTTTTGACATAGAGTGTATAGTAGTTAGTTTTGTAAATTCCGATGACAATTCCGATGAGTTAAAACAAACGGTTGAGGCGCTTAAGTCCACCACTGATGAACTATCACAGGCATTAAGTCTCTTTATCCCCCGTGAAATCGAAAGCAAATTAAGGCAGATTCCCGAATACAAGGACATTTATAACCCTGAAACGAAAAAAATAACAGTTATCGCCAAAATAGACGAAGGCGGTTACTGGCATGTGGTAAATTGTTTAAGAATTCTTTGTCAAATAGATCGCCTTGGGGTTTTAAAAAGGTTTAATATTGATAAACAATTACTGATTCAAGCAATCCTGATTCATGATATCGGGAAAATTCAGCCTGTTCTTCGTATAGGAGATACAGTTGACCCAATGGCTGTATTTGAAAAGAGTAGCTTACATGCTTTAAGAAGCTCCGAGTTCTCTGCCCAAATGGGGTACAGTAAGTACGTTACATTGTTGGTAAAGTATCATCACCATCGTGAGGATGAACTTCCTCCAAATTTCCCTAGAGAGTTAATTCCGGCATTCAAACTTTTTAAAATAATTGATGGTTTGTCAGCTGCCATTACCAGGAGAAATGCAACTGTTACTATGGAACTAAGTAATACCAAGCTGATTATTTATGAGGAAAACTTCGAACGTCCGGAATACAATAAGAAACATATTCTAAATTTTACTGATATGATAAATCCTGAGATTTCTATATGCTAGGTACATACATATGATTATAACATATTAAGGACGAAATGTTGCGCCGGTATGGAAATGTCCTGTTTACAAAAAAAGCGCTTTGTCCGGGTTGATTTCCCGGATAAAGCGCTTCTATCCTGAAACGGCCAAATTTGAATGTTTTTCATTAGTACTATTCGAATACTACCCGTTTATTTGCTGGATACTATCATTTTTTCTCGCCGACGGTTACGGTGACGAAGCTGGAATGGCCGTTGCGGAAAACCTGCATGACCAGTTTGTCTCCGACTTTGGATTTCTTAACCAGGTCAACAACTTCGTCCGAATTCTTGATTTTCTTTTTATTAATTTCGAGAATAATATCCCCTCTCTGTAATCCTGCGGAATCTGCCGGACTGCCGGGCGTGACATCGGCTATGACAGCTCCGTTTGTTCCCGGGGCACCAAAATAATCAGCCAATTCTTTGTCCAGGGTTTGCAGGTATACCCCCAAGTACGGGTGGACCACTTTACCTTTGGTTATTAACTGGTCCAGCACCTGTTTAACGGTGGCGGAAGGAATAGCAAAGCCGATCCCTTGCGCGGAAGCATTAACGGCGGTATTAATTCCAATTACTTCACCACCGGTATTTAGCAGCGGACCGCCGCTGTTACCAGGGTTTATTGCGGCATCGGTTTGCAGCAGGTTTTTATATTCCTTGCCGCTGATATTAACCGGACGGCCTTTGGCGCTTATTACCCCAACGGTAACGGTATGGTCAAGGCCGTACGGGTTGCCTATGGCAATTACCCAGTCGCCTACCTGGATACGGTCGGAATCGCCCAACTTCAGGGTTGGTAATGCCCCTTTGGGGTTAACTTTAATCAGGGCCAGGTCCAGCTCCTCATCAGCTCCGATCACCCTGGCATCCAGAGGGGTTTGCATACCCTGAATTTTAACCTTAATTTTTTGGGCATTCCTTATGACATGTTCATTGGTAAGTATATATCCGTCCGGCTTTATAATAAAGCCTGTTCCCAACCCTTTTTCGGTCCTGGGGGTAAGGTCGAACTGACTGCCAAAGAATTCACGGAAAAAGGGATCGTTGAAGAAGGGGTTATCCTGCAAGCCATTTTGGTTAACTACTTCTGTCTCAATGTTGACTACCGCCGGGCTGACTTCTTTCACAGTGGTTGATATTGTCGTGGGCCCTATGGTGATGGCGGGTGACTTGTTCTCATTTGGATTATTGGCTAAAACCGGTGTGGGCTTGTACATGTGTAAGGCCCAACTGCCGCCCAGGGTAAAGACGGCGCCGCAAATAAAGCTTAGTATGACTATGCCGACAATAAAAGATTTCCTCTGGAACGACATAAATGCTCACCTCGTACACTTAATTTATCTATGGTCAACATTTTAATAATGTAATTTTAAAACCAGACTGCATCTAGTGATGACTTTTATTGTAAATACAAGTTCTGCCATATTCAAGGTTGGAAAATATCTATATAGCAAGCTTATCTTTTATTTATCACAATTATTTTGAATAGGTGAATCATATTCAATTTTTTCTAGGTCAAACTTTAATTTGCTAAGTTATAGAAAATAAATAACTTGATCAGTTTAGTTAGTGTAAAATATTCTTGAGGGAATTATGTGAAGATGGGAGTACATGAATGTTGAACAGGGACGAAAGAAAAAGGATCTGGGAATTGGATTTTTTGCGGGGCATAGCTTTAATACTGATGATAATTTTTCACTTTTTATATGACCTGAATGAGTTTTTTCATTACCCGGTGGCTTATTATACAGGAGTTTACTATTATATAGGCAAGGTTTCTGTCATTCTTTTTATGTTGATATCGGGTATCAGTTCATCATTAAGCCGCAATAACCTGAAACGGGGATTGCGTTTATTGATTATTGCGATGGGTATTACTGCCGTTACCCACCTATGGCAGGCCCAGTGGGGTATTAAATTCGGGATTCTCCATTTTTTGGGGGTAAGCATTATGCTTTATCCTGCCCTCGCCAGACTTCCTTCAATAGCATTGCCGGTGCTGGGGACATTGGCGATATGGGCCGGGCGGTTTTTACCGGAAGTATCATTTGATTACCTGTTTCCCCTAGGGATTAAAAGCAGCAACTTTGTTTCATCTGATTATTATCCGTTAATTCCCTGGCTCGGCGTTTTTGTCTATGGTGTTTTTCTTGGCAAGGTTTTATACAAAAACCATAAAAGTTTGCTCAAGTTTCGTTTCAGTCCACAAAACCCAGTTAATTACCTGGGCGCCCATACTTTGATTGTCTACCTCATTCATCAACCCCTGTTACTGTTGATGTTGAATATAATTTTTCACTTTTTGTAATAAACATGTTGTAATTCAAGGAAATGGCATTCAACAGGTAGAATTAATAAAATAACTCAACTTTAGCACTTAAAAACATTAACAAAGCCCTGTAACGGTGAAAACAACCGTTGCTCCGGAGCGGCGAAAAGAAGGTGCGTTATTCATGACATTATCCCTTACCGTGCCCATCAAAATACTAAAACACCATGTCCATTTATCTCTGGACCATGCAAAAATTTTATTCGGCGACGAAATAGCGCAACAGGAACCTAATTACGCTGCCGGGACCGGCAATTACAGGACGGATAAATTCATTGACGTCGTGGGGCCAAAGGGGGAGATTCACAACGTAGCCGTGGTTGAACCCTACCGGGATAAAACTCAGGTGGAAATTTCCCAGTCGGCGGCCATTGAGTTAGGGTTAAAAGTTCCTTTAAAAGATTCCGGCGACCTTGAGGGAACACCGGGCGCTGTATTAATTGGGCCAATGGGAACGGTGGCAATCGGGGCGGGTATTATAATTCCCAATTCTCACGTACATTTAAGTAGGGAAGACGCACAAAAACTATCCTTGTCTAACGGGGATAGGGTAAATCTTTTGGTGCAGGGCTTAAAGAAAATAGAATACCAGGATATTCTCGTCAGGGTTGAACCGGCGTCGGAGTCGCAGGTGCATTTGGGCTTTGATGAGGCCAATGCAGCTATTGTTGAGAGTGGTGCTTCAGCCGTGATCAGAGTACATAATTACCCCTTTTTTTACGATAATGATGGGATTCCTGTGGTTTTGCCCCGTTTTGCGGATATTAAAATTTCCTTATTGAACAAGGCTAATTGTTCCCTGGCGGTGGAAGCTATCAATTTCTGTACGAATATATTTGAATTTACTCCCACCGAGAAAAGAAGGATGACCAACAACCTTTTGAAAGTTCAGCGCGGGGAATCGGACGATTACTTCTTCCTGGTTGCCAGTGATGCTGAAAGCGTCATAGGGGTAACTTCCACCTACTATTTACCGGATCTCAAAATGGCATTCATGGAATTCATCGCTGTTGCCCCTCATTGCCAACGCAGGGGCTTAGGCTCGTACCTGTATTACCAGACGTTAAATACCCTAAGCAAAGCGGGGAAAGAATTGGTGGCCATGGTCTTTGAGGTGCGCTCCACCAGGGACGGCCTGGCTCGGCGGAAGGAATTCTTTTTAAATTTGGGAGCTGTACCTATCAACCTGCAGTTCTACCCTATCGGTCACAAAATGGACCCGGAATTGATGCTCATGTTGAAACCAATGTCGGCCAATTTTTGCCTGAATACTCCGGTGCTGGTCAAATTTTTCAGCAGTTTATCCAAACGACTGATGGAAGTCTGATTCCTGCCAATTTTAATACGTATTCTTGATAATCAGCAATTTTTGCAGAAAGGCCGGATTTAATTGATAGAGGGACTCCTGCCGATTATATTTTAAATCAATTTTCAGGGAACACCACCGGTTATAAGGCCCTCTGGCGAAGGATGCCGAAACAACGGCCTTATAACAGGTCCCGTCCAGCTTATAAAGGTTTCTGAGGGTGACGCTTATAATGCCTGATTTTTTCAGCAGGTCCCGGGGCACCGGGCGGGTGAGGAAAATGTTCAAAGTCCTGCCGTCCTGCTGGTCAATGGCTGTTAAAGCGCCCAGAATGGCTTCCTCGGGAGAGGTTTTTTTAAACATCTTCTTAATTTGACCGGCTGCTTTGAAAATCAACATTTTATTAGCTAGATTCATGCTTTTGTTAGTGCCGGCGTCCACAAAATATAAGGAAAAAAGCTGTTCTTTTCCTTGTGGCATACCGGCCAGGCAGGCGGCTATCTTTTTATTTTCCAGGTAGACCACTACTGCTCTGCGTTTCCAACTCCATTTTCCGCCAAATATCTTTTTTAGCAGTGATTTATTTACCTGGTTTACCGGCGCAATTCTGGCCAGGTTATAACCTCCCCTGCGGGTAACCCATATTTTTATCCCACTGTCCAGGTCCCTAATCATTACAGTTTTGTTAATCAGAAAACTTTGTTTTACTGTTGGCCAGGGAACCGGTTCTCCATAAGGACTTTTTCTTTTTAATTCAATGATGATTTTCTTAAGTTCAGCGCGCAAAGGAGCATCTGCCTGCAGGGAAACGCCTTCTTCTTTATTATAGAGCAGGGATGGAGCATTAAAGACATAAGTCCTGGTATGGCGCCGGCTGGTAATATGAACATAAAAGCGGCCCGGTTTTTGGTCCGTTGGCCCAGTGGTTTTTGCCTCTTTAATCAGCCGATCAAGTCTTTTGATATATACCGGGTCTTTACTATCGTAGGAGGCAGCCAGCTCCGGGGAACTGAACTTAATCAGGTAAGGCTCATTCCACCACCGATAAGCAAAAAACAGTGATACGGCCATTGATATGGCCAGAAGTTGCAGGAATATTTTGCGTAAATCGATAAAGACAACCTTTGATGAACCCATTGGTTTTTCTCCCCCGGATTGTATTTTGAGTGTTTCAGGACAAATTGTTCCTTAATTATTTATATTTTGGAAACAAAAAAAATTACCATTTTACTTGTTTTTAGTGTATTATGTATTTGAGCTATATTTTTTCGGGAGGATAGCCATGCGGGTTTTAATAAAAGACGTTATGTCCAAAGGAGTCGTGAAATTACATAAAGACTGGCCTGTCCGCAAGGCAGCCCAGATATTTTTGGAAAGGGTAATAGACGGTGCGCCTGTTGTCGACAATGAAAACCGTGTGGTGGGTATTTTTACCAAAACCCACCTGATGAGGGCCCTGGACAAGTCGCTGGATATGCCGGTGGAACGTTTGATGAACAAAAACGTGATATTTATAAGTGAAACACTGCCTGTTGAAGAAGCGCTGAATATACCTGTCGGTCGGCTCCCTGTTGTAGACGACGACGGCAATATGGTGGGATGGCTGACCAGGACGGACTTGGCTTTTGCCTTTATCGATCAGTATAAAAAAGCTATTGAGGGGTTATCAGCAATTATAGATTCCCTTTATGTGGGTGTTTTGGCTGTGGACCGGAAGGGCCAGATTTCACTGGTTAACAAAAAGGCGGCCAGTTTGCTGGATATTGATCCTGCTAAAGTTTTGGGCAATTCCGTGGATCAGGTTTTGCCATTGCCGGTTAATAAGGCGATCGTGAAAAACCAGAGTATTAGTGGACTGGACCTCAGTGGGAGCGGTTATCCGGTTGTTGCTGATATCACCCCTGTTGTCAGTAATGGCGAAGTAACCGGAGCAGTTGCGGTTTTCCGATAAATGCATCATTTTACCAGAAAGACCCGGGTCGGGAAACTTTACCTGAAGCCGGGTTTGTTTTTTACAAGGCAGAATAAAGGAATATCTGAAAAAAAGTCGAATAAAA
This is a stretch of genomic DNA from Thermincola ferriacetica. It encodes these proteins:
- a CDS encoding HD domain-containing protein codes for the protein MSWSLKYIKKLQREIEKYKEQMLYVFNSEEDIAKQSYLLRLSQDLDKLMIRYQSFKKLLTSFQNMPYSVDFYMNTKFCEVRLDGDCRVLNIDKVENNLLYIIKDNFNNIVDVLYGIELNGRQPNKKANNFSFCDSGISIWLANKIFHKEKSEFLLVQNRDCRIIGILEKKQTQLLCRQKAMSASVRKKLCRIEEAFEHVPASIFVLDQELYIDYANSAAIKNFSEVLPVNYLHRRADLVFSGFFSNSYKEFINSKFWQYIKSGQECSEIEVKLLNYISLSAGIKVIKTGFDIECIVVSFVNSDDNSDELKQTVEALKSTTDELSQALSLFIPREIESKLRQIPEYKDIYNPETKKITVIAKIDEGGYWHVVNCLRILCQIDRLGVLKRFNIDKQLLIQAILIHDIGKIQPVLRIGDTVDPMAVFEKSSLHALRSSEFSAQMGYSKYVTLLVKYHHHREDELPPNFPRELIPAFKLFKIIDGLSAAITRRNATVTMELSNTKLIIYEENFERPEYNKKHILNFTDMINPEISIC
- a CDS encoding S1C family serine protease, encoding MSFQRKSFIVGIVILSFICGAVFTLGGSWALHMYKPTPVLANNPNENKSPAITIGPTTISTTVKEVSPAVVNIETEVVNQNGLQDNPFFNDPFFREFFGSQFDLTPRTEKGLGTGFIIKPDGYILTNEHVIRNAQKIKVKIQGMQTPLDARVIGADEELDLALIKVNPKGALPTLKLGDSDRIQVGDWVIAIGNPYGLDHTVTVGVISAKGRPVNISGKEYKNLLQTDAAINPGNSGGPLLNTGGEVIGINTAVNASAQGIGFAIPSATVKQVLDQLITKGKVVHPYLGVYLQTLDKELADYFGAPGTNGAVIADVTPGSPADSAGLQRGDIILEINKKKIKNSDEVVDLVKKSKVGDKLVMQVFRNGHSSFVTVTVGEKK
- a CDS encoding heparan-alpha-glucosaminide N-acetyltransferase, translated to MLNRDERKRIWELDFLRGIALILMIIFHFLYDLNEFFHYPVAYYTGVYYYIGKVSVILFMLISGISSSLSRNNLKRGLRLLIIAMGITAVTHLWQAQWGIKFGILHFLGVSIMLYPALARLPSIALPVLGTLAIWAGRFLPEVSFDYLFPLGIKSSNFVSSDYYPLIPWLGVFVYGVFLGKVLYKNHKSLLKFRFSPQNPVNYLGAHTLIVYLIHQPLLLLMLNIIFHFL
- a CDS encoding PduL/EutD family phosphate acyltransferase, with protein sequence MTLSLTVPIKILKHHVHLSLDHAKILFGDEIAQQEPNYAAGTGNYRTDKFIDVVGPKGEIHNVAVVEPYRDKTQVEISQSAAIELGLKVPLKDSGDLEGTPGAVLIGPMGTVAIGAGIIIPNSHVHLSREDAQKLSLSNGDRVNLLVQGLKKIEYQDILVRVEPASESQVHLGFDEANAAIVESGASAVIRVHNYPFFYDNDGIPVVLPRFADIKISLLNKANCSLAVEAINFCTNIFEFTPTEKRRMTNNLLKVQRGESDDYFFLVASDAESVIGVTSTYYLPDLKMAFMEFIAVAPHCQRRGLGSYLYYQTLNTLSKAGKELVAMVFEVRSTRDGLARRKEFFLNLGAVPINLQFYPIGHKMDPELMLMLKPMSANFCLNTPVLVKFFSSLSKRLMEV
- a CDS encoding sigma-54-dependent Fis family transcriptional regulator, which produces MRVLIKDVMSKGVVKLHKDWPVRKAAQIFLERVIDGAPVVDNENRVVGIFTKTHLMRALDKSLDMPVERLMNKNVIFISETLPVEEALNIPVGRLPVVDDDGNMVGWLTRTDLAFAFIDQYKKAIEGLSAIIDSLYVGVLAVDRKGQISLVNKKAASLLDIDPAKVLGNSVDQVLPLPVNKAIVKNQSISGLDLSGSGYPVVADITPVVSNGEVTGAVAVFR